A single genomic interval of Polyangium spumosum harbors:
- a CDS encoding plastocyanin/azurin family copper-binding protein, protein MKMQNAKILTGAVLAAAGLVSFASGCELIATVDRGQIDMTGTGASTGGMGGTGGMGGTGGMGGTGGMGGTGGMGGAGGMGGAGGMGGTGGMGGTGGMGGTGGMGGAGGMGGTGGMGGAGGMGGAGGMGGAGGMGGAGGGMGGAGGGMGVCLTPNDCPTPANECEQATCMAGTCGTEAKANGTPTSGEMAGDCKRHVCDGMGMAIVEDDAMDVMDDNNSCTMDACLAGAPTHTPVAVGTMCTDGGGAVCDDNGTCVACNVDADCMNGDVCMNNACVAPATCMDGIMNGDETGIDCGGATCTKCNGDACGGDAECQSGICDGGQCVANINGCTPSMATDLTAMSATTVTFSSFAYTPKCIKVKAGTVVTFSGSFSSHPLQGGVVANGMATPAATGPFATVTNSGASADFTMSTAGTYPYYCVPHALGGMNGAVFVVP, encoded by the coding sequence ATGAAGATGCAGAACGCAAAGATCCTGACCGGCGCCGTGCTCGCTGCCGCGGGGCTCGTCTCTTTCGCTTCGGGCTGCGAGCTCATCGCGACCGTCGATCGTGGTCAGATCGACATGACGGGCACGGGGGCCAGCACGGGCGGCATGGGCGGGACCGGCGGCATGGGCGGGACCGGCGGCATGGGCGGGACCGGCGGCATGGGCGGGACCGGCGGCATGGGCGGAGCCGGCGGCATGGGCGGAGCCGGCGGCATGGGCGGGACCGGCGGCATGGGCGGAACCGGCGGCATGGGCGGAACCGGCGGCATGGGCGGCGCTGGTGGTATGGGCGGAACCGGCGGCATGGGCGGCGCCGGTGGTATGGGCGGCGCCGGTGGTATGGGCGGCGCCGGCGGTATGGGCGGCGCGGGCGGCGGCATGGGCGGCGCGGGCGGCGGCATGGGCGTGTGCCTCACGCCGAACGATTGCCCGACGCCTGCGAACGAGTGCGAGCAGGCGACCTGTATGGCCGGCACCTGCGGCACCGAGGCCAAGGCCAACGGCACGCCGACCTCGGGCGAAATGGCCGGCGACTGCAAGCGTCACGTCTGCGACGGCATGGGCATGGCGATCGTCGAGGACGACGCGATGGACGTGATGGACGACAACAACTCCTGCACGATGGACGCGTGCCTCGCGGGCGCGCCCACGCACACGCCCGTCGCGGTCGGGACCATGTGCACGGACGGCGGCGGCGCGGTTTGCGACGACAATGGCACCTGCGTCGCCTGCAACGTCGACGCCGATTGCATGAACGGCGACGTCTGCATGAACAACGCATGCGTGGCCCCCGCGACCTGCATGGACGGCATCATGAACGGCGACGAGACCGGCATCGATTGCGGCGGCGCGACGTGCACGAAATGCAATGGCGACGCTTGCGGCGGCGATGCCGAATGCCAGAGCGGGATCTGCGACGGCGGCCAGTGCGTGGCGAACATCAATGGCTGCACGCCGTCGATGGCGACGGACCTCACCGCCATGTCGGCGACGACGGTGACGTTCTCGAGCTTCGCCTACACCCCGAAGTGCATCAAGGTGAAGGCGGGGACGGTCGTGACGTTCTCGGGCTCGTTCTCCAGCCATCCGCTGCAGGGCGGCGTGGTCGCGAACGGCATGGCCACGCCCGCGGCGACGGGCCCGTTTGCCACGGTCACCAACTCGGGTGCGTCGGCGGATTTCACCATGTCGACGGCGGGGACCTATCCCTACTACTGCGTGCCCCACGCGCTCGGCGGCATGAACGGCGCGGTGTTC
- a CDS encoding DUF4215 domain-containing protein, with translation MHARALAALALLGLAAACGARSALFAPEAERGDPFCGDGLVDPGEACDDHNDVATDACVPGCLFARCGDGIVRAFVEACDDGNLVSGDGCTASCALLSCGNGIVEPGEVCDDGNGVDTDDCPSRCLPAICGDGFVHAGLEACDGGAANADSPAFLLLQGALARPVLPITRPMPLVSFYDYGSASAHTGFEELGASKLFLYRDLAPGGLLGLVTVHGVDKNTSGQEQPPARVQMGFLGLPEGTFVAVVDDGKGEFSLLDPATAQGDWTFDNNTDGAALSGLPSPGAWVVDVVPGFLQGIERWEWVDGSGEKNVLDRTTTARIVALGAPSVCRLDCTIPRCGDGILDAGEVCDDGNVVSFDGCAADCRSTN, from the coding sequence ATGCACGCACGTGCTCTCGCCGCTCTCGCGCTGCTCGGCCTCGCCGCCGCGTGTGGCGCGCGCAGCGCCCTTTTTGCGCCCGAGGCCGAGCGGGGGGATCCTTTTTGCGGCGACGGCCTCGTCGACCCGGGCGAGGCGTGCGACGACCACAACGACGTCGCCACCGACGCCTGCGTCCCCGGCTGCCTCTTCGCGCGTTGCGGCGACGGCATCGTCCGGGCCTTCGTCGAGGCCTGCGACGACGGCAACCTCGTCTCGGGCGACGGCTGCACGGCGAGCTGCGCCCTGCTGAGCTGCGGCAATGGCATCGTCGAGCCGGGCGAGGTCTGCGACGACGGCAATGGCGTCGACACGGACGATTGCCCCTCGCGCTGCTTGCCGGCGATCTGCGGCGACGGCTTCGTGCACGCGGGCCTGGAGGCGTGCGACGGGGGCGCGGCGAACGCCGACAGCCCGGCCTTTTTGCTCCTGCAGGGCGCGCTCGCGCGGCCCGTCCTGCCGATCACGCGGCCCATGCCGCTCGTCTCGTTCTACGACTACGGCTCGGCCAGCGCGCACACGGGGTTCGAGGAGCTCGGGGCGAGCAAGCTGTTTTTGTATCGCGACCTCGCGCCCGGGGGCCTGCTCGGGCTCGTCACGGTCCACGGCGTGGACAAGAATACGAGCGGGCAGGAACAGCCTCCCGCGCGCGTGCAGATGGGGTTTTTGGGCTTGCCGGAGGGCACGTTCGTCGCGGTCGTGGACGACGGGAAGGGCGAATTCTCGCTGCTCGATCCCGCGACGGCGCAGGGAGACTGGACGTTCGACAACAACACCGACGGCGCCGCGCTCTCCGGCCTTCCCTCGCCGGGCGCGTGGGTGGTCGACGTGGTGCCCGGCTTTCTCCAGGGGATCGAGCGCTGGGAATGGGTGGACGGGAGCGGCGAGAAGAACGTGCTCGATCGCACCACGACGGCCCGGATCGTCGCGCTGGGCGCGCCCTCGGTTTGTCGGCTCGATTGCACGATTCCGCGGTGCGGCGACGGAATTCTCGACGCGGGCGAGGTGTGCGACGACGGGAATGTCGTGAGCTTCGACGGGTGCGCGGCGGATTGCAGATCCACCAATTGA
- a CDS encoding c-type cytochrome, translated as MGGPDPRVSFSLAIAITLASPVACSSSKDTPDASAPAPSASQAALPQTSAAPAQPSPLSPAERKGGAITRSRQGDVLFVADEDHKVLRKIPLPLAPGAAVAEVPLPGAPAEVLSIDGAVLVTIRDPGLLLVLRPDASGSFVETNRVALPADAWGLAATADARHAFVTSAWTHRVSKVDLAAGKVVWSADVAREPRGVVALGNGEVFVSHLVGADVTHVREEAGAPVVSTISVMPSPARAPSGKKVHASLGYSLVTSPDEGRLFVARHAVGALARRSWYGQPTVDVVLLPGKNGHAAPTQLAAIHVGGLPAQKSRVADLTMTADTPVSIPGRDRGPFTQPRAMVYRAKSDTLLVAGEGDDVVAELDAVALDPTLAIVRIFQVGQKYDPGYGAAGECGAPSGITLSPDEDTAYVFCRSTYDVVALDLAPKAPIDPVVRERKTRVHLADDKLSGDAQKGRRLFYNATDPILSGGLGCAGCHPDGRDDGHVWREATFDTVDGLGTNFVGAHENIPDLAKSKGFPRRTPMLAGLVNAAGPYGWHGESPDLGARVTAGMSLHRWGRMPQNIGGAAVGRAALVAAFVREGLVPPPRENRELTEKEKRGRELFNSDATKCARCHVPETSYTDRTPYPLKRLPPVSGFDDETKQEFKTPSLRFVAGRPPYFHDGRVSTLEKLIEMNGDRMGNTSQLSAEDREALVAFLKTL; from the coding sequence GTGGGTGGACCAGACCCTCGCGTTTCCTTCTCCCTCGCGATCGCGATCACGCTCGCCTCGCCCGTCGCTTGCTCGTCGTCGAAGGACACACCCGACGCGTCGGCGCCCGCGCCCTCGGCCTCACAAGCCGCCCTGCCGCAGACGAGCGCCGCGCCCGCGCAGCCATCGCCGCTCTCGCCGGCCGAACGCAAGGGCGGGGCGATCACGCGGAGCCGGCAGGGGGATGTGCTCTTCGTGGCCGACGAGGATCACAAGGTCCTGCGGAAAATCCCGCTCCCGCTCGCGCCCGGGGCGGCCGTCGCCGAGGTGCCGCTGCCCGGCGCGCCGGCCGAGGTCCTCTCGATCGACGGCGCCGTGCTCGTGACGATCCGCGATCCCGGCCTGCTCCTCGTGCTCCGGCCCGACGCATCGGGCTCGTTCGTCGAGACGAACCGTGTCGCCTTGCCCGCCGACGCTTGGGGCCTCGCGGCGACGGCGGACGCACGTCACGCCTTCGTGACGAGCGCCTGGACGCACCGGGTCTCGAAGGTCGATCTCGCGGCGGGCAAGGTCGTGTGGTCGGCGGACGTCGCGCGCGAGCCGCGGGGCGTCGTGGCGCTCGGAAACGGCGAGGTTTTCGTCAGCCACCTCGTGGGCGCGGACGTGACGCACGTGCGCGAGGAGGCGGGCGCGCCGGTCGTCTCGACGATCAGCGTGATGCCTTCCCCCGCGCGCGCGCCCTCGGGGAAAAAGGTCCACGCGTCGCTCGGGTATTCGCTCGTGACCTCGCCCGACGAGGGGCGGCTCTTCGTGGCGCGGCACGCGGTGGGCGCGCTCGCGCGGCGCTCGTGGTACGGGCAGCCGACGGTGGACGTCGTGCTCCTGCCCGGGAAAAACGGCCACGCGGCGCCGACGCAGCTCGCGGCGATCCACGTGGGCGGGCTGCCTGCGCAGAAGAGCCGGGTCGCGGATCTGACGATGACCGCGGACACGCCCGTGTCGATCCCGGGCCGCGACCGAGGGCCGTTCACGCAGCCCCGCGCGATGGTCTACCGCGCGAAATCCGACACGCTGCTCGTCGCCGGCGAAGGGGACGACGTCGTCGCCGAGCTCGACGCGGTGGCGCTCGATCCGACGCTCGCGATCGTGCGGATCTTCCAGGTCGGCCAGAAATACGATCCGGGCTACGGCGCGGCCGGCGAATGCGGCGCGCCTTCGGGGATCACGCTCTCGCCGGACGAGGACACGGCGTACGTGTTTTGCCGCTCGACCTACGACGTGGTCGCGCTCGACCTCGCGCCGAAGGCGCCAATCGACCCCGTGGTGCGCGAAAGAAAAACCCGGGTCCATCTCGCCGACGACAAACTCTCGGGGGACGCGCAGAAGGGGCGGAGGCTCTTCTACAACGCGACGGATCCCATTCTCAGCGGCGGCCTCGGCTGCGCGGGTTGTCACCCCGACGGGCGCGACGACGGTCACGTCTGGCGCGAGGCGACGTTCGACACCGTCGACGGGCTCGGCACGAACTTCGTGGGCGCCCACGAGAACATCCCCGATCTCGCAAAATCAAAAGGTTTTCCCCGACGAACGCCGATGCTCGCGGGCCTCGTGAACGCGGCCGGGCCTTATGGCTGGCACGGCGAGAGCCCGGACCTCGGCGCGCGCGTGACGGCGGGCATGAGCCTGCATCGCTGGGGTCGCATGCCGCAGAACATCGGCGGCGCCGCGGTGGGCCGCGCCGCGCTCGTCGCCGCGTTCGTGCGGGAAGGTTTGGTCCCGCCGCCGCGGGAGAATCGCGAGCTCACCGAGAAGGAAAAACGCGGGCGCGAGCTCTTCAATAGCGACGCCACGAAATGCGCCCGCTGCCACGTGCCCGAGACGAGCTACACGGATCGCACGCCCTATCCGCTGAAGCGCCTGCCGCCCGTGAGCGGCTTCGACGACGAGACGAAGCAGGAGTTCAAGACGCCCTCGCTCCGGTTCGTCGCCGGCAGGCCGCCCTATTTCCACGACGGCCGCGTCTCGACCCTGGAAAAACTCATCGAGATGAACGGCGATCGCATGGGGAACACGAGCCAGCTCTCCGCCGAGGACCGCGAGGCCCTCGTCGCCTTTTTGAAGACGTTATGA